The genomic stretch acaaaagcagggtaaatgatcaggaaccactgatgtaagcataaccaatagaatacaagaaatgcaagacagaatctcaggtgttgtagactcactagaggatatacattcattaaacaaagaaaatctcaagtccaacaaatccctaacacaaaatatccaggaaatataggacactatgaaaagaccaaacctaacaataataggtatagaagaaggtgaagaaattcagctcaaaggtacagaaaacttattcaacaaaatcatcgaagaaaacttccccaacctaaagaaggatatgcttatgaaagtaccagaagcttacagaacaccaaatagattggaccacaaaaagaagtccccttgccacataataatcaaaacaccaaacttacaataaataaataaataaataatacaataaataaatacaataaataaataaataaagaaagaaaaaatattaagagcagcaaaagaataaggccaagtaacatacaaaggcagacctatccgaattacacccaacttctcaatgggaagtttgaaagccagaaggtcctggatagatgttctacaaactctaagggaacatggatgtcagcccagactactgtatccagcaaagctttcaatatcTGTAGATGGAGAAACctagatattccatgacaaaaccagatttaagcaatacatatccacaaatccagccctccagaaattaatggaaagaaaactccaatgtaatgaagataagtatgctcaaaaaaaaacccataggcaatagataatcccaccttaccaaacaccaaaaaaatagtggggaaatccacacacaataacaccaccactaacaaatccaaaacaaagaagaatcaacaatcaatggtcattaattatccctcaatgtcaatggtcttaacttgcctataaaaagatacaggctaacagaatggatacagagacagaatccattcttgtgttgcatacaagaaacacatctcaacttcaaaaacagacgggacctcagaataaagggttgggaaaagattttccaatcaagtggACCAAAGAAAATAgccggtgtagcaatcctaatatctaacaaattagacttcaaatgaaaatcaatcaaaagatatgaagaagggcatttcatacttatcacaggaaaagtccatcaacatgaagtctcagtcctgaacatttatgccccaaatacaaaggcacccacatttttaaaagaaacattactaaagctaaaatcacacataaaaccacacacacttatagtgggagactttaacaccccactctcaccactggacaggaacaccagacagaaacttaacaaagaaacataggAACTAACAGATGGTATtactcaattgggtttaacagatatctatagaacattccatccaaacacaaaagaatataccttcttctcagcaccacatgaaatcttatctaaaattgaccacatactcgacaatgtagcaaacctacacagatacaaaaaaaaggaataacaccgtgtatcctatcagaccaccatgctttaaagttagaagtcaacaacaacacaaattgcagaaaccctacaaactcatggaaattaaataatgagcAATTAAActattcctggatcaaggaagcaataaaaatagaaattaaagacttcctagaattcaatgataatgaggacacaacaaacccaaacatatgggacactttgaaaccTGTACTTATAAGAAAGTTagtagcactaagtgcccacatgaagaaactggagaatagtcaccctagagaattaacagtgcaactgaaagctctagaacaaaaggaaacaagcacttcctggaggagtagatgccaggaaataatcaaactgagggctgaaatcaataaagtagaaactaggaaaacactacaaagactcaatgaaacaaagagttggttcttcgagaaagtcagcaagacagacaaaactttatccgaactaaacaaaaggcagagagagagcatgctaattaacaaaatcagaaatgaaaagggggacataacaacaaacactgaggaaatccagagaatcatgagggcatactttgaaaacctgtactcctcaaaatttgaaaatctaaaggaaatggacaattttctggatagaaatcacttaccaaaattaaatcaagaacagataagcaagttaaacagacttatgagccctaatgaaatagaagcagtcatcacaatctaccaaacaaaaaacaaaaaacaaaaaaacaccccgggccaaatggcttcagtgcagaattctaccagaaattcaaagaagagctaataccagtactcctcaattTTTTCCACACTATAGCagcagaaggggcattgccaacctctattttttttgtttttttttttttgagacagggtttctctgtgtagctttggagcctatcctggcactctctctggagaccagactggcctcgaactcacagagatcccctgcctctgcctgccaagtgttgggtttaaaggtgtgtgccccaaAAGCCCAGcggccaagctctttttatgaggctacaattaccttagtacccaagccacacaaagacaaaaagaaaaaaagagaattatagaccaatatccctcatgaacattgacgcaaaaatattcaacaaaatactggcaaattgaatccaaaaacacatcagagaaatcatccaccatgatcaagttggctttatcccaggaatgcagggatggttcaacatatgaaaatctatcaatgtaatccaccatataaacaaactgaaaaagaaaaaacacatgatcatctatctcactagatgctacaaaagtctttgacaaaatccaacatcccttcatgataaaggtcttggagagatcagggataacaagaacatacctaaacatgataaaagcaatatacagcaaaccaacagccagcatcaaactaaacggagagaaactcaaggctattcctctaaaatcaggaacaagacaaggctctctccatatatcttcaatattgtacttgaagtcctagctagagcaataagacaacaaaaggagatcaaggggatacaaattggaaaggaagaagtcaaactatcactatttgcagatgatatgatagtttatataagtgacccgaaaaattctaccagagaactactacagctaataaacaccttcagcaaagtagcaggatacaagattaactcaaaaaaaaaaatcagtatccccactatatacagaagataaatgggctgagaaagaaatcagagaaacatcacccttataATAGCAactaacagcataaaatatcttggggtacccctaggcaaaaaaagaaagacctgtatagtaagaactttgattctttaaagaaagaaattaaagaatataccagaaaatggaaagatctcccatgctcttggataggtaggatcaacatagtaaaaatggcaatcttgccaaaagcaatctacagattcaatgcaatccccatcaaaatcccaacacaattcttcacagaccttgaaagaacagtactcaacttcatatggaaaaagaaaaaacacaggatagccaaaacatccctgtacaatagagaaacttccggaggcatcaccatccctgacttcaagctctattacagagctatagtcccgaaaacagcttggtattggcacaaaaatagacaggtagaccaatggaatagagttgaaaatcctgaaaTTGACCTACACACctactaacacctgatttttgacaaacaatccaaatacatacgctggaacaaagagaacatcttcaacaaatggtgctggcacaactggatgcaaacatgtagaagactacagatagacccaagcctatcgccatgcacaaaacttaagtcaaaatggatcaaagacctcaacataaacccagccacactgaacctactagaagataaagtgggaaatacccttgaattaattggtgtaggagaccacttcctgaacataacactagtagcacagacactgagatcaacaattaataaatgggacttcttgaaactaagaagcttctgtaaggcaaaggacatagtcagcaagacaaaatgacagtccacaAACTGGGaatagatattcaccaaccccacatctgacagagggctgatctccaaaatatacaaagaactcaggaaactattctcgaaaacaccaaacaatccaattaaaaaatggggtacagaactaaatagacaattctcaatagaggaatctaaaatggctgaaagaaacataagaaagtgttcaacatccttagccatcagagaaacgcaaatcaaaacaactctgagataccatcttactcctgtcacaatggctaaaatcaaaaataccaatgacagtttatgctggagaggattcagagaaaggggaacactcctccactgctggtgggagtgccaacttgtacagccactttggaaatcagtatggcgactcctcaagaaaatgggaatgagtctaccacaagatccagcaatttcactcctaggcatatacccaaaagaagcacattcatacaacaaggacatttgttcaaccatgttcatagcagcattatttgtaatagccagaaactggaagcagcctaggtgcccctcaactgaagaatggatacagaaaatgtggtacatttacgcaacagagtactactcagcagaaaaaaacaatggaatcttgaaatttgcaggaaaatggatggaactcaaagaaaccattctgagtgaggtaacccaatcacaaaaacacaaacatgatatgtactcactcatatgtggacctgctttatgatacatagtagtgaccgtgctttatcagagctgtttttaatgttgttgctcagaatggttttcttccagatgatgattgagaagctaattttaaaaaaatggtgccaggtaccacaagggtaacagaactgtgctgtttttctgggattttgttttttactttttttttttttaatggagagtgctggatgtctctacaattttgtttaaatgactgcagaacctggaaaagctgttgctgctattgatgcataacatactgccattattatatatatatatatatatatatatatatatatatatattgaatttttggaaactttagccgtgctgtcaactttggaaaaaactATTCCAGTTTACCgagttcagttggcattgtacaaaaattgacagccatattggtctagaaatgttgaacttaatttttttttccatttgtacaggggtaacacactgtattaaaaatgtaaggtcttaaaaaaaagaagggattttgagagcccatcccatatgaagggatgctctcttgacctggacacatggggaagggcctaggcctggcccaggatgatgtggtagactttggggagcctcttttgagggccttaccctgcctggggagtggaggggggatggctaggggcaggtgggatgttgggggagttgagggaaagggagaagggattgacatctgaagcaagcttgttcctaatttgaactaataaaataaaaaataataaaaacggaaaaaagaaaaataaaatgattgaaaataaacaaaaagaaaaaaaatccctgcaaAACCTAGGTGGCAAAGTCTTGTGGGGGGGGAAATCCTGACCACAccctcttggggctggagacaggtgtcGCTGACCATACCCTCAGAGTGATGTGGAAAAGGTTTAAAAGTTAGGGGCACCCAAGTGAAGCCCCTTCTTCTCTTGCTCCCTGCCGCCTTTATCAGTCTATATCTGGCTCCATATGGAGTTCCTCATTAGAGTCCTTGTGATTTCAGAGTTGATCCAGTGACCAACAACTCTCCTACATTCTTGACCTATCAGACACAGACTTTCTTACTCTCAGGAATAGAGAAATTCCCCAGGCAGAAACTATAGAACATCTGCTTAGCTGACACAAAAATCCATGGGCAGCTGCATGCaacgttttttttttaaagctaaattaAAGCTTTATTATCACAGCATCGTCTACATATTAATGAAAATGGCAGCCCAATATGAAAAACAGTTGAGTCTTCCAGCAAGGCTAACAGAAAATATGGATTGGAATGCCCTTGCAATAATTCTGGAAATCCTAAAAATCACAGtagtttttaataaaaacttCATGCTGCACACTCCAATCTTTGGAGGAATAACTTGTTCCATCAAAAAGCCATGAAACAAAACCCTTCCATATAGGAGAGAAGTAAGTGTGGCCCAGTTATGGACAGCTTAGTGTATAATCAAGACTTTTGAAGCACACCTTTCTTCTACAAGGTGTTTCTCTTCAAGGACCCCTGGGGGGGCACTGCATAAAACTGTAAAGGCAAAGCCTAAGTAGCAATGGAGATTCAGGATGTTGGAGATGTTCAAGGCCTAACATTCAGCTTTGGACAACCAATAGTAGGGttcatccctgggagaggctaattctcctttCCTCAAGAGTTGTCTGTTGTCTTTGTCTAGGGGCAGGACCCCAGGACTTTCCTCTTGCCATGTTAATATGCTCACTGATATTGCAATTGTCCTGGTTTGTTTATGtggccatttctaggagagactgtctcccagcagacttcctggtattctagctatcacaatctttctgccccctcttccttgaTGCTCACTGAGCAGTAGATGCAGGCGCTGTGATGTAGATGTAGCCAGTTGGGAGGGCTCCCATCACGTGTTGATATTTATATTGTGTtcatttgtggttttctgtgatggtctccattttctGGAAAGACAGGCTTCTTGGATGAGGGGTGGTAATGCACGAATCCGTGGGTATAAGGGTAAGATTTAGAATGTTGTGAGGAATTGTACTGGTCTAGTAAAGTGGCAgcagtagattcttttctaaggACAATGGGGAAGCTGGCtagatttccagtaccaggcatgatttccctcctgttgagtggcCCTTAAGTCAACAAGAGAGCTGTTGGTTGCCACAGAAAAGTGAGTGCCACTCATTGCACCTTTATATTGCCGGTAATTGTCAGGGTTCATGAGTGTTGCAGCTGGGGGAGGGTGTTTGATTGCTTCCTTCCATTGGCACCTTGCATTGTATTTTCTGGAACCATGAAAGCCAGACCACAGGAAGAGACTTTCTGGCTACATCCAGTTCAAACCATCTTAGTATGTGGTGTCTTCGGCAACAAGGGCCTACCCTTCACCCCTGAGAGACAAGGGGTACACACTCCTGGGGTTTTACTAATCTGTCTTTCTTGTGGGGAGCACTACCAGCCCGATTGGCTCAACTTCCTTtaatgcacacgcacacgcacacgcacgcacgcgcgcgcacacacacacacacagttttgtatattgtatatgattttaggtaaatataaaataatcttgaatACACATTTCCATAGAAACATTCTTTGAAATATAGGTTAAGACAGAAACAATCTGAAAGTCCATAAAAACCTGTGATAAATAAAGTgtgctcccccccacccccacgctATGTAGAACAGAATGGAGAGGGCTGCTGGTGGAGCACTCCCTTGCTTGTCACAGTAGAATCCAGATCTCCTAGCAACTGAATAGCCTCAACGAAACAAATCCCTGAGGCTGAGACCGCGGCCCCACAGTCAGGAATATGGGAGACCACAGGCTGCCAGGGAACCAGGCCCGGAGGACACCAAAGCCAACATCTCAGGATACGACCAGCAAGTCTGTGTGGAAGGACTCTTCCAAGTGTTTCTTAAAGCACAAGAAAGAGCAGCAGCTAAGGTTGCCCACCTCCGTGGAGGGTCAACAGCGACTCTTCGTTAAGGAACGTCCAGATGAATTTAAGAAAGTCGGGACACCAAGTGAAGGGCTGATTCCACGCAGCAACATAGAGAGTACCTTTTTCCCTATCATTTCCCGCGGAATTCGCAGTCCCGTCGCCAACAAGAACCAGAGAAAGCTGCCTGAGGACTCAGGACTGTATCATCCACTTTTGCCAGTCCAGCAAACACGTAGAACCTTCTGGGACGACATAGGTATGCGCCAGAATAATCATCTGCTGGCTCCCTGGCCTCGAGGAGAAGAGAATTCTGCAGACATATTAATCAAAATGCTGGAAACACCAAAACCTAACCGGATGCTGGAGAACAAGTGGCCGTATTGGGAAGATCACAGGGAAGCAACCAAGCAGCCCACCAACTCTGGCAAACAGTCTCAAGTAAAATTAGATCTGGAACCTCACAGGCTTTCCTGGTCATGTGAAGGCAACTGGTTCCATGACGGCAAACACAGGAGACAAGATATGCTTAGCTCTAtttactataaatatatatacaaaggAGGGGATGACATCTGTGAATGGGCTGAGCCTTGTCGAGAGCCCATGCAACAAAATGACACCGGATATGAAAACCAAACAAGCTATGAAGAATCACCTGCCAAGAAAACTGATCTGCCTACATTTGATGTCAGGTATGGCAGGAAAACGAGCAAAGTGAAGGACAGCAGACTCTCCAAACAGGACTCCAACTTTGATATAAAACTCCAAAAACCACAAGACCCTCATAAAGCCACCAAGGAGCTTAAGTATGAATCACCATACCTGAAAAACAACCAATGGAAAACACTAGGAAATGAAGACCCTGTAACAGATTCCAATGAACTTGAACTTCAAGATGAAAACATTGGTAATCCAGAAATCATTGAGGAAGCTTATGATCCAACTGACTGGAAATACTTCATAAGCAAGGATGACAATTCTACACTAAGCACTCTTGAGCAGATGTTTATGAAGAAAAGATGGGGTTATGAAAGTTCTACTCTTGCTTCAAACATGTCTAGAGATTATTTTTGGATCATGGATACAGATGATGATGACGACGACGATGAGCATGAGGATGACAACAATGATGAAtgtaaagaagaggaaaaagtgaaggaacagaagaaagaaaataactagaTGGCTTTCTAATTGTGACTTATTATATTGGCTATATCTTTCATTTTAAGCATCAATCAAATTATACATCATTACATAGAAATCAAATTATACATCATGAAATAATTCTAATAGAACATCTGCCTTGCCTTCACGAATATGTTATGTATTTTATCAACTACGGGATGAATATTCACATGTACTTTTCCAACATTTTTGTAGCATTGAAGCAATTATATCATTACATGGATCAATTATAAGAATGTACACAACCATTCATAAAAACAATTAGTCTAAAGAAGATCCAGTGATGACACTAAAAATGTAAGAAGAATCTCAAAACATCACAATTGCACAGGATAAAAGGAAACTCATACAGCTCTCTGTGGATTAAAACTTAATGAAATAACTGTAGCAATTATTTCGTCAACCAAAAATTGAAATCAATTGCCAAATAAATGTGAATTCATCTTCTGTGATAGTAGCTGTTActaatgtttttaatttcaaattcattttggTGTGCACCACATTAATTTCAACTTTTATGTTACAGATCATTCACAAAGCaatggatattttcttttttatttttattttttttattagttcaaattaggaacaagcttgcttcagatgtcaatcccttctccctctccctcccctcccccaacatcccacctgcccctagccatctccctccactccccaggcagggtaaggccctcaaaagaggctccccaaagtctaccacatcatcctgggccaggcctaggcccttccccatgagtccaggtcaagagagcatcccttcatatgggatgggctctcaaaatcccttcttttttttaagaccttacatatttaatacagtgtgttacccctgtacaaatggaaaaaaattaagttcaacatttctagaccaatatggctgtcaATTTTTGTACAATGCGAACTGAACGCGGTAAACTGGGATagttttttccaaagttgacagcacagctaaggtttccaaaatttcaaatttatataaaaaggaccaataatggcagtatgttatgcatcaatattttcatttattctctttgtACATGTTCTGTGAGAACAGttaagatttaatattttcacaaTTAAATCCTTAGCACATATGGGATTTGCAAATACTGCAATCTCATAGCACCTTTTactactttgtttttttcctgcagaAAGTGTTGAAGTATCTCACTtgtctttcttttactttcatagtctatgctttattttacttgtttttttttctccaggcaggcttttcctgtgtagctttggagcctgtcctggaactagctctatagaccaggctggcctcgaaattacagatatctacctgcctctgcctctcgagggctgggattaaagacatgtgcaaaCACCTCCTGGCTATAGACTACATTTTTAATGCCATATCCAGAAAGTTAATACTCACGTAAATGTCCCAATGATTTCTCGCTGTGTTATTTTCTTCCTAACAGTGGTGTTCTGATGTCAGAGATTACATTTAAATGTttagtaattttgttttttggttaggTTCTTGGTAACTAGAATATGCAGAGGACAAAATGGATGATCAAATAGTTGGTAAAAGAATTGAGAAACAGGTAAAGCACTTTAAAATAGAAGGCTTATTTTTATTCTACAACATTCCCCTCACATGTTAACAATTGACACATTTCTACAATCATCTTTACCCTTTGCAAACATTGTGAAGTTGTCCCCGCCACTGGTTACTTCTTTTTTCCCTAAAGTCATTTTGCTGGCTGGATATAATAGACAGTTTCTATTGGATTGCATGCATTTGTCATAATTTTTCATAACCACATATGCCTAGGAGACTTTATAATGATGTGTGTCATTCAGTGTATTAACCTTCCCCTTTATCCAATGGTATCTTCATACATACTACTCCATTTTTAACATAACTACTGAAATATCTGAATGCAAACATGAGCAATCTTATTTTGGAAATTAAATTTGAGTACATCTAGCAGTAATTAGAAGTATGTCAGCATGCAGTGGTTCACTGGAAGAGTTGTGGTGTCCAACAGGTGGCAAAGGTGGGTTAAGTCTCTGACCTCCCCCAATACATAATCAAAATGCCAATTTGTCTCCTATTGTAAAATTTCATTCAATGTTATCAATGCATCATCAGAAAGCACCATATTTTGGGTCATAAATCAATTTTACAATTGGCTGACTTTCCATTTTAGCTTTGTGACCTTGTATTTCATGGATTCATTTTCCTCatataggaaaagaaaaccatgcCATTAAACTCAAAGACATTTTGATGAGAATCATAGGTCTATTTTTTATGATTACTTATGGATACAGGTAGCACACAAATGACATGTCTTCATAAAAGAGAAGTGTATTTATAAAAGAGAGATGGTCATTTTGGTGatccaaaggaaaaaggaaggtttGATGACAATCTATTGTGATACTCTCATATTCTATCATACTCAATGTTGACTATTGCTAAAGCTTAAGACAAAAatttgtgggactggagagatggctcagcagttaagagcacagactgctcttcttCTAGAGGtactgcgttcaattcccagcacccacatgacagctcacaactgtctgtaactctagctccaggggattcaacaccctcacacaggcaaagtaccaatgcacatacaatgaaaacaaataaatcattaaaaatttttgTGGTTATGCTTCCTCTTCAAAATTTGTGTTCGTTCCTCAGTACTCTCCTTCATGGGGGCTCAAGTCTGGGCCCTACTTTTTCTGGGAACTAATGAGGGTTTTGTAAGGGTGGTGGGGATGCCAGATAGGATGCTTTAAAGACTTCCCTGTCAGAGGTGATGCTTTCACTTTGGCAACATGGCTTTCATGACTTGTGTTAGTGTCCTTCATCTTGTGGGAGTGGTCTTCAACCTTGGGAACTGACTTGCCTTACTGACCAATCCCCACACACCATCTTGCTTACCCCATGGTAAGCCCTTTCTTTGCTATGGGATGGAACAAGCCACAACCATTTAACTTTTCACAGAGTAACAGGAACAGTAGGACACCAATTGTGTCATAAAGTTCAAGTACAAGCAAATATGGATCCATgacaagagaaattaaagaagccTGGGGCATACTTGTGCTTTCAGAGCCAGCAGGAAAAAGAATTGCTGTGGGTGACTAGTATCAAGCACTCAAACCAGAGGCCTGTCCCAGGAGAAGGAATAGGATTCTAGAGAGGCTAGTTATGAGTGTTGTGCTTCCTTAGCTAGACTCCTGTGTATATTGATGAATCAAGACCTAAAGTGTAGCACATATAGTACCATTATTACAGTACAtacatgctgtggaatattagttgaagatgtgccacatttgtttatgatgtggAATATTTGGTTAACGATGCAAAGGCATGTTGAATTACTTTATGtcgcatttgtttaactctgtagaGATGTGTAtgttgcctgtctaaaacaccttatTGGTCTAATacagagctgaatggccaatatctaggcaggaaagagaaatagacagggcttccaggcagagagaataaataggagaaatctaaggaagagagaagagcaagaaaaggagaggacTTGCCAGGGGCCAGCcgcccagccagccatggagtaagaatgaGAGAAATACATCTAGAATAACGAAATGTAAAAAGTTCAGAGGCAAAGCATaggtaaagagaaatgggataatttatgttagaaaaactggctagaaacaagctaagctaagtccgggcattcataagtaagaatcaGTCTT from Cricetulus griseus strain 17A/GY chromosome X, alternate assembly CriGri-PICRH-1.0, whole genome shotgun sequence encodes the following:
- the LOC103159402 gene encoding uncharacterized protein LOC103159402; its protein translation is MGDHRLPGNQARRTPKPTSQDTTSKSVWKDSSKCFLKHKKEQQLRLPTSVEGQQRLFVKERPDEFKKVGTPSEGLIPRSNIESTFFPIISRGIRSPVANKNQRKLPEDSGLYHPLLPVQQTRRTFWDDIGMRQNNHLLAPWPRGEENSADILIKMLETPKPNRMLENKWPYWEDHREATKQPTNSGKQSQVKLDLEPHRLSWSCEGNWFHDGKHRRQDMLSSIYYKYIYKGGDDICEWAEPCREPMQQNDTGYENQTSYEESPAKKTDLPTFDVRYGRKTSKVKDSRLSKQDSNFDIKLQKPQDPHKATKELKYESPYLKNNQWKTLGNEDPVTDSNELELQDENIGNPEIIEEAYDPTDWKYFISKDDNSTLSTLEQMFMKKRWGYESSTLASNMSRDYFWIMDTDDDDDDDEHEDDNNDECKEEEKVKEQKKENN